ATCTCCTCCGCCAGTTTCAGGGCCGTCCCCGACGGCGCATCTTTCTTGAACCGGTGATGGGCCTCGACGATCTCAATGTCGTACTCTGGTCCGAGCGTCCGCGCCAGGTCCGCTGCCGCGTGAAAAAGGACGTTCACCCCGACGCTCATGTTCGGCGATAGGACCACCGCACACCGCTTCGACGCCGCGGCAATCCGCTTCCGCTGTTTATCCGAAAACCCCGTCGTCCCGATCACTGCTGCCGTGCCGCGCTCCGCACACGCCGCGATGCGCTCGACCGCGCCTTCGGGGAGCGAAAAGTCCACCAGGACATCGAGCGCGCGCGGAAGGTCTGCGGCAACGCGGATGCCGCTTTCGCCCGCACCGGCCAGCACGCCCGCGTCGGACCCGAGGCACGGATGGCCTGGCGCTTCGAGGGCGCCGACGAGTTCCAGGTCGTCCGCCTCCCGGATGAGCCGCACGAGCGCCCGCCCCATCCGCCCCGCGGCGCCGGAAACCACCACGTGAATCATGTCCTGCCTCCCGAGCAAGTGGCCGTCTGCGAATCTGAGATCGGGAATTTCAAATCTCAGATCTCAAATTGCAAATCCGGGCTCAGGCCTGAATGGCCTCGATGATTTTTTTGAGGTCGTCCGGCACGACGATCGGCCGGTTCGCGTGCTTCGCCGCCCGGACGCCGTAGTCGCCGTACCTCTCGCGCAGCGCTTCGTCGGCCAGACTGTGATACGCCACCGTGAGGTTCGGGTCCTTCAGAGCGTGGCCCGTCAGGACGCAGGCGACGCGGTCGCCCGCGCCGATGACGCCGGCCGCCCGGAGTTTCCGTGCGCCGGCGACGCTGGCGGCCGAGGCTGGCTCGCATCCGAATCCGCCCGCGCCCACCTGGGCCTTGGAGTCTAGGATTTCCTGGTCCGTCACGGTCTCCACGATGCCGTCCGTCCACTCGATCGCCCGCAGGCACTTGGCGAGATTCACCGGCCGATTGATCTCGATCGCCGAGGCGAGGGTCTTCGCCCGGCGGTTCTCGGCCTCCATCCGCTCGTAGAAGGCCGCGATGCGAGCCTCGTCCACGCGGCCGTCGTTCCAGCAAACCTTCTCCTCGTTCACGATACGGTAGAGCGTGTCGGCGCCCGCCGCGTTAATGACCGCTATCCGCGGCGGCCGCTTGATGAGGCCGAGTTCCTGGAGTTCCTTGAACGCCTTGCCGAAGGCCGACGAGTTCCCGAGGTTTCCACCCGGGACGACGATCCAGTCGGGCGCCTCCCATCCGAGGCCCTCGAGGATGCGATACATGATCGTCTTCTGCCCCTCGAGGCGGAACGGGTTCAGGGAATTCATGAGGTAAATCTGAAGTTCCCTTGCGACCTCTTTGACGCGCTGCATGCACACGTCGAAATCGCCTTCGACCTGGAGCACCCGCACGCCGTAGTCGAGCGCCTGGGCGAGTTTGCCGTAGGCGATCTTCCCGCTCCCGACCAGGACGACGGCCGGGATCCGTCCGTCCACGGCGCTATAGAGCGCGACCGACGCGCTCGTGTTGCCGGTCGAGGCGCAGATCGCGCGCTTCGCCCCGACGCGGTGCGCGTGGCTGTACGCCGCGGTCATCCCGTTGTCTTTGAAACTGCCGGACGGGTTCAGGCCTTCGTACTGGAGGAAGAGACGGCCGGCCCCGAGGCCCACGTATGGCGCGACGCGGTCCGCCCGCTGAAGGATCGTCCGCCCTTCGCCGACCGTGATGATGTGCTCGCGCGCGGCAAAGGGAATGAGTTCGTGGAACCGCCAGACGCCCGAGAACGCGAGCGGGTCGGCCTGATCGGCCCACTTCGCCTCGAAATCTTTCAGCCGCCGGGGCAGGGCGGCCTTCGACCAGTTGTACCGCACGTCCAGCAGGTTCCCGCACTTCGGGCACTCGAAGAGCGGCTCCTCGACGCCGAACGTCGCCCCGCACGCCGGCTTGATGCACGCCTGATGCGCAATGTCGGTCCGGACTTTGATGGTTGTAACCCTTTCCTGAACATGCAGACGCCGCCCGCACGGCGCGACGGCATTCTACCGGCTTGAGGACCCGGCCTCAATCAAAATGGTTCCGGGGGAAGGATATGGGCGAGCCGGTCCGGCGTCCTACCCCCGCCGGCCGCAGCACTTCTTGTACTTCTTCCCGCTGCCGCACGGGCAGGGGTCGTTTCGGCCGACCTTCGGCGCCTCGCGCACGATTTGTTTGACGGCCTCGCCTTCCTCGGCCATGCGGCCCTGCTGGTGCGCCTCGAGGGCGGCACGCTGCTGGGCCTCGTAGGCGCTGGCGGCGACGGCGTGTTCGCTCGATTGGCCCGCCCAAATCCGCGCGAGCGCCTCCTGCCGCACCCACCGCGCACGGAAGATGAGGTCCGTAAACTTGTCCCGGGTCGAATCGAGCATCTGCTCGAACATTTCCAGCCCTTCGCGTTTGAACACCAGGATCGGCTGCTGTTCCGCGTAGGCGTGAAGCCCCACGCCGGACCTCAGCATGTCCATCTGATACAGGTGGTCCTTCCACGACGTGTCGTGGGCCTGAAGCAGGAGGTACCGTTCGAGTTCGGTCATTCGGGCGCGGCGATCGCTCCGGGCCCGCCTCAGCACGAGGGCGATCATGACCTCCTCGCGCGCGAGAGGCTCGCCGGCCTCGGGCGTCCCGCCGCTGGCCGTCGACGCGTCCAGCCACGCCTCGACGAACTCGCCCGGCGTCATCTCGAGGCCGAGCCGCTGGTTCGCCCACTGGGCGAGCGCCTGCCAGTGCTCCTCCGCGTCCAGGTCCGGCGCCGGCAGGTGGCGGCGAACGCCTTCCTCGACGGTGCGGCGAAGGCGCTCGCTCGATTCAAATTCCCGCGCGACCGCGAGCAGATGCTCCCGCACTTTTCTCGGGTCCCGGTCGCGGATGTCCTCCGCCTTCACCTCCGCCAGGTAATACCGCGACGCCCACCTCGCCAGGCCCTCGAAGTCCTGGTTCCCCTGGCCGATCTGCGGCGTCAGGTATTCCTCGATGGCGAACTCGATCGGGTAGGTCCGCTCCTTCGCCTCGTAGAGCGTCCCCAGGCGCTCGAGCAGCGTCTCGACGGCGGCCCCGGGGTCCTTTCCGGCGAAGTCGGACGCTTTCAGGTTCATGTCGAACTTCTTGTTGCCCCACTCCGCCAAGGCCGCCTCGCGGAAATCGTTCCGCAGAAATTCCTGGACCCGCAAAAGGTCCGTCGCCTCGAGCCGTTCGTCCGCCGCACGCTCCAGGCGCTCCTCGATTTCCTTCTTGCTCGCGTTCTTGAGGTCCGATTCCCGCAGTCTCACGTCCAGGTGTGCCTGGGCCCACGCGACGAGCGACGCGTAATCGGGCTTCGGTGGGGGCTCGCCGTCGTCGAACGTTTCCTCGGCGTCGGGAATGAACTCGCCGAGCGTCTCTTCAATCGTCTCGCGTGCCCACTGGCGCGCTTCGCCCCGCAGGTAGTCCGCCAGTTCCTCCGCGTCCTTGCCCCGCAGCGCCTCCAGGTCCGCCTGGACGCCCAGGTTCCGCCGGGCCCACTCCGCGATCGTCTCGTAACTATACGTCTCCGACAGGTACTGGTCGCAGGCCGCCTGGGCGCTCTGGGCCAGGAGGTCCCAGACGAACTCCCGCAGGTCGTCCGACTCGAGGACGTTCTGACGGCGGCCGTAGAAGATCTTCCGTTGGCGGTCCATCACCTCGTCGTATTCGAGGAGGTGCTTGCGGATGCCGAAGTTCCGCTCCTCGACCTTCTTCTGGGCGTTCTCGATGCCGCGCGTCAGCCAGCGGTGCTCGAGGGCCATCCCCTCTTCCATCCCGAGTTTTCCGAGCGCCGCCGAAACCCAATCGCGCGCGAAGATGCGCATCAGGTCGTCCTCGAGCGAGAGAAAGAATCGGCTCGAGCCCGGGTCGCCTTGGCGTCCCGAGCGCCCGCGCAACTGGTTGTCGATTCGCCGCGCCTCGTGCCGCTCCGTCCCGATGACGTGCAGGCCGCACGGCGGGTTCTCGACGCACTCCGTGCGCCCGCGCTGGGGGAACGAGGAATCCACCGCCGGCTTGAAGCAGTGGGCACAGTTGGTGCGCGGGTCGTACTCGGGGCATCCGACGCAGCACTTGAACCCGAAGTCCGACGGGATGCTTTGCTTCGCCGTATCCCAAGGCCCGTAGCACGCCGGAAAGACGACGCCGGGCCCTAGTTTGATGTCGGTCCCGCGTCCCGCCATGTTCGTCGCGATTGTGACGTTGCCCTTGGGTTTCCCGTCGCGGCCGGCGTGCTGTTGGCCGGCGACGGCGACGATTTCGGCTTCCTTCTCGTGGTGTTTCGCGTTCAGCACCTCGTGCGGAATGCCGTGCGTCCGCTCGAGCATCCGGCTCAGGAATTCGTTCTTCTCGATGCTCGTCGTGCCGACGAGCACCGGCAGCCCGCGATCATAGTAATCCTTGATTTCCTCGAGGAGGGCCTGTCCCTTTTCTGCCAGGATGTGGTTCCCCTTCGCGTCCAAGATGGGGTGCCCCTTGTCGTCCACCTTCCAAAGGCCGGTGCGGAAGACGAGGTCCGGGTGGCCGACGCGCGAGAGGGGGCGGTTCGTCGGCACCTGCACCACGTCCAGGTCGTAAATCTTGTGGAACTCCTCGGCCTCGGTCATCGCCGTCCCCGTCATGCCGGCGAGTTTGTCGTACATCCGGAAAAAGTTCTGGAGCGTGATCGTCGCCAGCGTCTGCGTCTCTTCCTTGATGCGGATCCCTTCCTTCGCCTCCACCGCCTGGTGCAGCCCTTCCGACCATTGACGCCCGGGCATCAGCCGGCCCGTGAACTCGTCCACGATGATCACGTCCTCCCCGTGCACGACGTATTCCTTGTCGAGCCGATAGAGGTAATGCGCCCGCAGCGCCTGGTCAATCAGGTGCGGCCAATCCATGTTGCCCGCGACGTAGAAACTCCCGACGCCCGCCAGTTGCTCCGCCCGACGACGTCCCTGTTCCGTCAGGGGGCACTGGTGCTCCTTCTCCTTGATCTCGAAGTCGCCGCTCTCCGGGCTGTCGGCCGTCCCCAGTTTCCCCGGCCGAAGGTGCCGCGCGATCTCGTCCGCCTTCGCGTACTTGTCCGTCGATTCGAACGCCGGGCCGGAAATAATGAGCGGCGTCCGCGCCTCGTCAACCAGCACCGAGTCGCACTCGTCCACGATGGCGTACGCCAATTCGCCCTGGACCTGTTCGGCCCGGCTGGTCTTCATGTTGTCGCGCAGGTAATCGAAGCCGAACTCGTTGTTCGTCCCGTACGTGATGTCGCACGCGTACTGGGGTTTGCGCTCGTGGCTGTCCATGCCGGCCTGGATCGCGCCGACCGAGAGGCCGAGGCGGCGGAAGATCGGCTCGTTCCACTCCCGCCCCACGCGCACCAGGTAATCGTTTGTCGAGACGATGTGCACCGGCCGGCCGGCCAGCGCGTTCAGGTACACCGCCAGCGACGCCACCAGCGTCTTCCCCTCGCCGGTGGCCATCTCCGCGATCTTGCCCTCGTGCAACACCATCGCCCCGATGAGTTGCACGTCGTACGGCCGCATGCCGTAGAGGCCGAACGTCTCGATGGGCTTGCCGGTCGAAGAGTCCAGGAGGCTCGCCTCGCCGCGCATCGCCAGGCGGATCTGCCCCTGGATCTCGGGATGATAATCCGGCGGCGCCTCCGCGTGTCCGAGCCAGACCGTCCGCTTCGCCACCTCCCGCGCGGCGGCAAACGCCTCCGGCAAAAGGGGGTCCAGGTACCCGTTGATGAGGCCGCGCAATTCCGTTCGCAGCCGCTTCTGTTCCTGCTGGTCGGTCGCCGCGGCGATCCGCTGGTTGTACGAGCGGCAGATGCGGGCGATTTCGTCGCACGGCAGGCGCGACCGCAATTCGTCCGTCTTCGCCCGAAGTGCCTCGTCCGTCAGCCGCTGGAACTCCGGCTCCAGCGCGTTGACCCGATCCACCGTCTCCCGGTAGGCGCGCAGCAACCGCTCGTTGCGCGACCCGAAGATCGCGCGCGCCACTCGCCCGAAGATTTCACCGACGATTTCCAGTGCCATTCCGTGGTCCGTCCTGCGCCGCTATGACCGCCTGAAGCGGCGATTATACACAGGCTTGAGCGAAAGCGTCAATGCGGCGCCGCGATTGGCCTCGGCCGCGCACGGCCTCCGCCCAGGCCGCTTGACCCCACCGCTTCCAGGCGTTACTGTATGCATGGATAGTTATCCCTGTCCGTTTCGCCACAGGCGGGAGGCGACGCGATGCGAAAAGCATGCGGTGCGGTCCTCGTGGCGTGGATGGCGGTTCTCCTGGCGGGCGTGGCGTCGGCCGCCGCGCCACCCGGGAAGCCGTCGGCCCTGGAACCGCCCAAGACCGCCAAGGAACTGGAGCAGGTTCTCCTCGAAAAGGCCGGCGCGGGGACCCTGACCGACGAGGTCCTTGTGCTCTTTAGGCAGTATGCCGACGCCCGCGCCCGCGAGCGGTTCGTCCCCGCCACCGTTCCGGAAGATTTTTGGACCTGGGTCGCCTCCGACAAACTCGTCCACGACGCCCTGCTCGTCGAACTTCATCCGAAGTACGAGCCCGGCATCCCCGCCGCGCTCAAGGCCCTGCGCGACAGGTTCGGAAAGGACCTCGACAGCCACAAGCATCTCGCCCTCGTCTTCGCGGTTGTCCACGGCCGCGCGCCCAAGAAAAAGGGAGGCGATGCCGCGCCCTCCTGCGAGGAATCCTTCGACTGGTACCTCAAGCACGAGCCGCAGATGAAGGTCTCCCTGAAGACGACGCCCTGGCTCCTGCTGGCGTACGTCGCGGACAACAAGGTCTCCATCGCCGAACGCCAGTGGGCGCTCGAGAACTACGGCGCCGCCCGCGCGCTCGAGAAAATCTATTACGACGTCCCCTACGATATGAGCAAGGTGGGCGGCCCGGGCAGGATTGCCGGCCATCCCTACACCCTTCCCAACATCCGGGCGTACGGCGGCGTATGTTCCGACCGGGCCTATTTCGCCGCGCACGTCCTGAAGTCCATGGGCGTGCCGAGCATGTCCGACGTCGGCGAGGGGCAGCGCGGCGGCCACGCCTGGCTCGCCTGGGTCGGACGCCAGGGACAGGGCGTCGACCTCCTCTTCTCTGGACGCTTCGACTACGACAAGTATTACCGCGGACTCGTCCAGTGCCCCGTCGAACGCAAGAGGATCCTCGACCGCGAGGTGCAACTCTTGACCGCGGCCATCGGCAGGTCCTACGACGGCCTGCTCGACGCCCGCTTCGCCTGCCACCTCTATGACATGTGCCCCGCCGACTCGCGCAAAAGCGCCGTCGGCCTCCTCGACGGCGCCATCCGCCGCAATCCCTACTGCCCGGGCATCTGGCGACGGCTCGCCGACGCCGTCGTCGCCGGCGTCCTCACCCAGGACGAGGGAGAAAAATACTTCGACCTCATGTTCAAGGCCTACGCCCAGTACCCCGATCTGACATTTGAGGTCCTCGAAAAGGTCCTCCAGCCTCGCTTTGCCGCCGGGCCCCAGACGCCCCAGAAAGAAATCACCCGCAACCTTAACCTCCTCGAAAGCGCGTTCCAGATTTACGAGAAGTGCCAGCGCCCCGACCTCTCTGTCAAACTCCGCGGGCTCCAGGGGGCCTACCTCGAGGCCGTCGGACAGAAGGACAAGGCCCTCAAACTCTACGTCCTCGCCTCCGAGCGATACGTCGCCGACCACTACGGCTTCGTGGACCTCTTCGACCGCGCCCTTGCCCTCATGGACGATGTGCCGATGCGCCTCAAGTATCTCCAGATGGTTGCCGAGAAGGTCCCCGAATACCAGAGCGACTTCAACCGTCAGGCTGGGCAGCAGAACCCCGTTTTCGTCCACGTTGTCAAGGCCTATGCCAAAGCGCTCCGCGCGGCAGGCAACGAAGCCGAAGCCGCTCGATGGGAGGGACGCATTGCCTCCGACAAGGCCAAGTAGCGCCGCCTACCGGCCTGGCGCGAAGGCGACCGTGGCTTCCTGGGTCCCGAGCGGCAGCAGAAAGTCACCGTCGCCCACCGCCTTGAGCGTCTTGCCGGCAACCTTCACCTCGGCCTTGAGCGACTTGGGCAGACGCAGGACGAACCCCTGGGCCGGCGCCGCCTTGCCCGTCAGGACGAGCGTCGCGCCGCCGTCGGTCGGTTTCCACGCGAACGAGCACGGCCCGAAGTACGTCGGCAGTCCCGCGACGGCGATGGGCTCCTTGCCCGTGAGCCACTCCTGCGGCAAGCCGCCCAGGAGGACCAGCCGGTCACCGTCCTCAAACAGGAGGGCGTCGCGCAGGAGGAGCCACATCTCGGCAATCGCCCAGCCGTGCGGCATGGCGACGGAGGGGTTCCACGTGGTGCGTGCGAAGCCCCAGCCGCCGGAGCCGCTCTTGCCGCCCTCATCAAACGCGTACCAGCCGCGCATCTGCTCGTGGTCGAGGTGCGAGGCGATGGTTGCGGCGGCGGCGTCGCGGCTCCCCGCCAGCAGGCCCTGGTGGGCCGTCGCCAGCGGGAAGTACCGCCAGCCGCCCGGCTTCTGGCCGCCCACCTTCTTGAATCGCTCGTAGGCCGGGCCCTCGGCCACCGGGTACAGCCTGCACGGCCAGAGGACGCAGTAACTGCCGTACCCTTTGCCCAGGTCGGCGGCGAACCGCGCATCGTAGGCCGCCAGGAGCGAGTCCGCCAAGGCCGAGAAGTCGCCCGCATCCTTCTCCTCGCCCATCGCCTGGGCCAGGGCCGCCGCACGCCAGAGGCCCGCGATGTCGAACGCCTCGGTGTACTCCGGGTGCGTGCCGTCGCAGCGGCCGGGCTCCAGTTTCTGCCGTTCCTCCTTGGGCAGGGCGTCGCCGAACTTGAGGCTCGTGGGGCTGACCCAGTGCGGCCCGGGCGTGGTGCGGTAATACTTGATCATGGCCGCCAGTTTCCGGACGCCCGGGTACACGCGGCGCAGCCACTCTTTGTCGCGCGCCAGCATCCAGTGCTCGCCCAGAAGCCAGAGAATCTGGCCGGGGTTGTCGGCCTCCGGGTACACGCGGCCGTTGAAGGGGTGGGCGAGGAAGTAGTCGATGGCCTTGGCCGCAAGGTCAAACTGGCCGGACTTCTGGAGGATGTTGGCCGTGTACACGCCGTCGCGGTTGAAGACGTTGTAGTTGACGACCGCCACGTCCGGCGCGCCGTCGTTCATGGCGATGGCGGCGTGGGCGACGATGGCCCGCAGCGCCTCTCCCCACCGCGGGTCGGGAACGGCGACGCTGGTCAGCCCCAGAAGGCCCTTCCAGTACGAATCGGCGTCCTCGACTAGTTGCCGCACCTGCAGTCGGCGATAGAAGTCCAACCCCGGGTCCGGCTGGAGGCTACCGCCGTCCGGCGGGTTCGGCTTTGCAAGGTCCAACTGGGCCCACTGGCTCTTGCCGTCCCACTCGTGCGCGACCGCCCGGCGCCCGGGCAGCACGGGGCAGATGAAACCTATCGACGGCGCGGCCGTGACGGTCTGGAGGTCAAAGCACAACGCACCGGAGCAGTCGCCGGTTTCCGACTTCGCCACCTTGTCCGTGGGCATCTTGCACTCCATGGCCAGGTTGCCGATGGTATCGGTCGGGAGGACGCCCGCAGCCATGGGTTTCGTCAGGGCCACGAGCGCCGGGTGGCCGTCCACCAGCAGCGCGTCGCCCTCGTCGCTGACGGCCAGTTGGCGGACCGGTCCGCCCGCAGGGCCGAGCGGGCGCAGCGCGGCGTACAGGCGGCC
The nucleotide sequence above comes from Planctomycetota bacterium. Encoded proteins:
- the dapB gene encoding 4-hydroxy-tetrahydrodipicolinate reductase, with product MIHVVVSGAAGRMGRALVRLIREADDLELVGALEAPGHPCLGSDAGVLAGAGESGIRVAADLPRALDVLVDFSLPEGAVERIAACAERGTAAVIGTTGFSDKQRKRIAAASKRCAVVLSPNMSVGVNVLFHAAADLARTLGPEYDIEIVEAHHRFKKDAPSGTALKLAEEIARATGRDLAESAVHGRGPGHPPRQAGEIGIHAIRGGDIVGEHIVYYTSLGERLELNHVAHTRDTFARGALRAARWVADRGPGLYSMADVLGR
- the thrC gene encoding threonine synthase, whose product is MKVRTDIAHQACIKPACGATFGVEEPLFECPKCGNLLDVRYNWSKAALPRRLKDFEAKWADQADPLAFSGVWRFHELIPFAAREHIITVGEGRTILQRADRVAPYVGLGAGRLFLQYEGLNPSGSFKDNGMTAAYSHAHRVGAKRAICASTGNTSASVALYSAVDGRIPAVVLVGSGKIAYGKLAQALDYGVRVLQVEGDFDVCMQRVKEVARELQIYLMNSLNPFRLEGQKTIMYRILEGLGWEAPDWIVVPGGNLGNSSAFGKAFKELQELGLIKRPPRIAVINAAGADTLYRIVNEEKVCWNDGRVDEARIAAFYERMEAENRRAKTLASAIEINRPVNLAKCLRAIEWTDGIVETVTDQEILDSKAQVGAGGFGCEPASAASVAGARKLRAAGVIGAGDRVACVLTGHALKDPNLTVAYHSLADEALRERYGDYGVRAAKHANRPIVVPDDLKKIIEAIQA